One window of Mesoplasma syrphidae genomic DNA carries:
- a CDS encoding GMP reductase produces the protein MYAFDYEDIQLIPNKCIVTSRSQCDTSVELGKYKFAMPVVPANMASVINEEICVELAKQNYFYVMHRFNVDAVKFVKMMHQKNLIASISLGVQPADYQIVADLVAIEEIPEFITIDIAHGHSESVKQLIEYIRKMMGDRTFIIAGNVATPQAVRDLEYWGADATKVGVGPGKVCITKLKTGFGTGGWQLGAIKWCSKAATKPIIADGGLRVNGDIAKSIRFGATICMIGSLFAAHEESPGKNVTVDGIMFKEYYGSASEYNKGEKRYVEGKKELIKVRGKLTETYKEMHEDLQSSISYAGGSKLKAIKKVDYVILKTSNF, from the coding sequence ATGTACGCTTTTGATTATGAAGATATCCAATTAATTCCCAACAAATGTATTGTCACATCAAGAAGTCAATGTGATACCAGTGTGGAATTGGGAAAATATAAATTTGCTATGCCAGTTGTTCCTGCTAATATGGCGTCAGTTATTAACGAAGAAATTTGTGTGGAGTTGGCAAAGCAAAATTATTTTTATGTTATGCATCGCTTCAATGTTGATGCTGTAAAATTTGTAAAAATGATGCATCAGAAAAATCTGATTGCTTCAATAAGTCTTGGAGTTCAACCAGCTGATTATCAAATAGTTGCTGATTTGGTGGCAATTGAAGAAATACCAGAGTTTATCACAATTGATATTGCTCATGGGCATTCTGAGTCTGTAAAACAATTAATTGAATACATTAGAAAAATGATGGGTGATAGAACCTTTATTATTGCTGGTAATGTTGCAACGCCTCAAGCAGTTCGCGATCTTGAGTACTGAGGAGCTGACGCGACTAAAGTTGGGGTTGGACCTGGTAAAGTATGTATTACAAAATTGAAAACCGGTTTTGGAACTGGTGGATGACAATTAGGAGCAATCAAGTGATGTAGTAAGGCAGCCACTAAGCCTATTATTGCTGATGGTGGATTACGTGTAAATGGCGATATTGCCAAATCAATTCGTTTTGGAGCGACTATTTGTATGATAGGAAGTTTGTTTGCAGCACATGAAGAATCGCCTGGTAAAAATGTTACAGTTGATGGAATAATGTTTAAAGAATATTATGGAAGTGCTAGTGAATATAACAAAGGTGAGAAACGTTATGTTGAAGGTAAAAAAGAGCTAATTAAGGTTCGCGGAAAGTTAACCGAAACTTATAAAGAAATGCATGAAGATTTGCAATCATCAATTTCTTATGCTGGAGGAAGCAAACTAAAGGCAATTAAAAAAGTTGATTATGTGATTTTAAAAACAAGTAACTTTTAA
- a CDS encoding ATP-binding cassette domain-containing protein codes for MRNKNLDKSSLLFQKNSVVAVDFHKKFKDIDIGPFSFNIEKGKVTALLGSSGSGKSVFLNSLLGATLNYNGDIYINGKERKSSSSIENNANVGFYSQMDFSLYSISAYDFLKNMCNVMGLDMRIADSKIEYWLKKFDLWSAKDKSLNAFSWGMKNRMNLILCFIKEPEILILDEPGANLDSKWRNYVYEILKEFKEESECTIILTVHNIDEVYDIIENFVVLEKGKLVFSGTKEELNLYKKLKLSFENDISIENVEKHLNEHNILTFETNKKTSSIIVGLKKEQTFNDVQAVLNKYSTKAENIIAQTINISEIQKALKDKTLPHIPKYQPITYAENFKDNDKQIFIYEEFDEILNEPDKTYFYSLDKKTDSRETKIRKTSFELGVEINKDMNNEISKSANVDCDILKRINDIKKRLKIV; via the coding sequence ATGAGAAATAAGAACCTTGACAAAAGTTCTTTGCTATTTCAAAAAAATTCAGTTGTGGCCGTAGATTTTCACAAAAAATTTAAGGATATCGATATTGGACCTTTCTCATTTAATATTGAAAAAGGCAAAGTTACTGCCTTGTTGGGAAGCAGTGGATCTGGTAAAAGCGTGTTTTTGAACTCACTCTTGGGAGCGACATTAAATTATAATGGAGATATTTATATTAATGGAAAAGAAAGAAAATCATCAAGCTCAATTGAAAATAATGCTAATGTTGGGTTTTATTCGCAAATGGATTTTTCATTGTACTCAATTTCAGCTTATGATTTTTTAAAAAATATGTGTAATGTTATGGGACTTGATATGAGAATTGCTGATAGCAAAATTGAATATTGACTAAAGAAATTTGATTTGTGATCTGCAAAAGATAAATCTTTAAATGCTTTTTCATGAGGGATGAAAAATCGTATGAATTTAATTTTGTGTTTCATTAAAGAACCTGAAATTTTAATTTTAGATGAGCCAGGAGCAAATCTTGATTCAAAATGAAGAAACTATGTCTATGAAATTCTTAAAGAGTTTAAGGAAGAGTCAGAATGCACTATTATACTAACAGTTCATAATATTGATGAAGTTTATGATATTATTGAAAACTTTGTTGTTCTTGAAAAAGGAAAATTAGTTTTTTCAGGTACCAAAGAAGAGTTAAATTTGTACAAAAAATTAAAGCTGTCTTTTGAAAATGATATTAGTATTGAAAATGTTGAAAAGCACTTAAACGAGCATAATATTTTAACTTTTGAAACTAATAAAAAAACTAGTAGCATAATTGTTGGTCTAAAGAAAGAACAAACGTTTAATGATGTTCAGGCAGTACTTAACAAGTATAGTACTAAGGCCGAAAATATTATCGCTCAGACAATTAATATTAGTGAGATTCAGAAAGCACTAAAAGACAAAACATTACCGCATATTCCAAAATATCAGCCAATTACTTATGCTGAAAACTTTAAAGATAATGATAAGCAAATATTTATCTATGAAGAGTTTGATGAGATCTTGAACGAGCCTGATAAGACTTATTTTTATTCCTTGGATAAAAAAACAGATTCTAGAGAAACCAAAATACGAAAAACTTCATTTGAATTAGGGGTAGAAATAAATAAAGATATGAATAATGAAATAAGTAAATCGGCAAACGTTGATTGTGACATTTTAAAACGCATCAATGATATTAAAAAGCGACTAAAAATTGTTTAA
- a CDS encoding lipoprotein, which translates to MKRLLAILGVVGLSVTTTTTVVSCNVKDRFTEKISSIEKKLKLLLYSKTEIAEPWEKEKLEKAIIDQKIDKAGGISVDVGKPISPGANTQFEQKITFIGNGKNENNFTYSGKITIAYAYGENLPPGKIKITKNDVESSIASLKDFLEGTTFNNKELVQKIFKSNRNMPGAPTEGIMFGEVINLTIENFSPASNGQKDYQKNRETVRFSFEANVGLKDDEQYKFASDVDNGFRKFEGKMLMPIIINEQKITELSAKIKQQAQTWIFLDINVFRNEIKTKIENITFDDGILYDSLFVKKIEGDAQANKSYWNVEIELTLKPNVNLGYEFGGNDIRKITIPVSLLSLRNIDNTTLSWKLFEQKNGKMLINPQFINFGKVGQNFLEDQGNYLIKEKLTSKWGRVTENPVSPNEDPWENANKESTGYNAKMNFVSKLLNSGNVLENHLFVEKHMKYTTAFNYEKDFNLQANDKALFFNENDINFEANIKAKLDKTGSLSELQEQTTIITNTSLSGKEYYHMILLSKNKDGAYKTSSKVFRVRLESIKL; encoded by the coding sequence ATGAAAAGACTGCTAGCAATTTTAGGTGTCGTGGGGTTAAGCGTGACAACAACTACAACGGTAGTTTCTTGCAATGTCAAAGATAGGTTTACCGAAAAAATTTCCAGCATTGAGAAGAAATTAAAACTGCTTTTGTACTCAAAAACTGAAATAGCCGAGCCATGAGAAAAAGAAAAGTTAGAAAAAGCCATTATTGATCAAAAGATTGATAAAGCTGGAGGAATATCTGTTGATGTTGGTAAACCAATTAGCCCTGGAGCTAATACACAGTTTGAGCAAAAAATAACATTTATTGGAAATGGCAAAAATGAAAACAACTTTACATACTCAGGCAAGATTACAATTGCATACGCGTATGGTGAAAATTTGCCTCCGGGTAAAATTAAGATTACCAAAAATGATGTGGAATCTTCAATTGCAAGTTTGAAAGATTTTTTAGAGGGCACAACTTTTAATAATAAAGAGCTGGTTCAAAAAATTTTTAAGTCCAATAGAAATATGCCGGGCGCACCTACAGAAGGAATAATGTTTGGAGAAGTAATCAATTTAACTATTGAAAATTTTTCACCAGCAAGTAACGGACAAAAAGACTATCAAAAAAATAGAGAAACTGTAAGGTTTAGTTTCGAAGCAAATGTCGGCTTAAAAGATGACGAACAGTATAAATTTGCAAGTGATGTTGACAATGGGTTTAGAAAATTTGAAGGAAAAATGTTAATGCCGATTATCATAAACGAGCAAAAAATAACTGAGCTATCTGCCAAAATAAAACAACAAGCTCAAACATGAATATTTTTAGATATAAATGTTTTTAGAAATGAAATTAAAACTAAAATTGAAAATATTACTTTTGATGATGGCATCTTGTATGACTCACTTTTTGTAAAAAAAATTGAAGGAGATGCTCAAGCAAACAAGTCTTATTGAAATGTCGAGATTGAACTAACTTTAAAGCCAAATGTAAATTTGGGATATGAATTTGGTGGCAATGATATAAGAAAAATAACAATTCCTGTAAGTTTGTTATCACTACGAAATATTGACAATACTACTTTGTCCTGAAAGCTGTTTGAACAAAAGAACGGAAAAATGTTAATTAATCCGCAGTTTATAAATTTTGGAAAAGTAGGTCAAAATTTTCTTGAAGATCAAGGTAATTATTTGATTAAAGAAAAACTAACATCAAAATGAGGAAGAGTTACAGAAAATCCAGTATCTCCAAATGAGGATCCGTGAGAAAACGCCAACAAAGAGAGTACTGGATATAATGCCAAAATGAATTTCGTATCAAAACTATTAAATTCTGGCAATGTGTTAGAAAATCATCTTTTTGTTGAAAAGCATATGAAATATACAACAGCTTTTAATTATGAAAAAGATTTCAATTTGCAAGCCAACGACAAAGCTCTATTTTTTAATGAAAATGATATTAATTTTGAGGCAAATATAAAAGCTAAGTTGGACAAAACAGGTTCACTAAGCGAATTGCAGGAGCAGACAACTATTATTACTAACACAAGTTTGAGTGGTAAAGAATACTATCATATGATTCTGTTATCTAAAAATAAAGATGGAGCATATAAAACATCATCCAAGGTTTTTAGAGTGCGATTAGAAAGCATAAAACTTTAG
- a CDS encoding ABC transporter permease produces MTINLFYSAFNLLKYDVFILKMTVTYSLYTLLATFLLTNFVIFLIFVFSLQTTTIICTLLLAVSFVANIPMSFVKANEKSYNIQFENNQLFKLNDIYDAYNLNNNVKNGNIKYKYLSKYIYDYFLNSQMTQESFSSKQTILLRTEMWSKLGLIRKEPVIVNESNLELFSKPLRDKTVPETWKSGDKFDIQLTLNETFISNNELETLISKATSENTKNILKDFKNFTNEITAHFNNNVQFEKYDLFYDFLFMESGVDKSFLKKINPGGGEKDKYALKDQDLKTLYEYALIGRNSDGFKFSNADDLVKKQLDFKLMYTARILEQYFIKYSSNYLIMSTNSIKTSSADWDTYQNGRNTIGILSYFNLYSGLWMLYTENLGFYNQDIWFSPNSDSKIYLENQKNMFLGYKEYKLDLNNQNRIKENTTTNYTKSWYYTAILIGISLLGFTVALIRFKKYDFK; encoded by the coding sequence TTGACTATTAATTTATTTTACTCAGCTTTTAATTTGTTGAAGTACGATGTTTTTATTTTGAAGATGACAGTCACATATAGTCTGTATACGCTTTTAGCTACATTTCTATTAACCAACTTTGTTATCTTTCTAATTTTTGTTTTCAGTTTGCAAACTACAACAATTATTTGTACGTTATTGTTAGCAGTTTCTTTTGTAGCAAATATTCCAATGTCATTTGTTAAAGCAAATGAAAAAAGTTACAACATTCAATTTGAAAATAATCAATTATTTAAGCTAAATGATATTTATGATGCTTACAATTTAAACAACAATGTCAAAAATGGAAACATAAAATATAAATATTTATCAAAGTATATTTATGATTATTTTTTAAATTCTCAAATGACTCAAGAAAGTTTTAGTAGCAAGCAGACTATTTTGCTCAGAACAGAAATGTGATCAAAATTAGGATTAATAAGAAAAGAGCCAGTAATTGTTAATGAAAGCAATTTGGAATTATTTTCAAAACCATTAAGAGACAAAACAGTTCCAGAAACTTGAAAAAGTGGTGACAAATTTGATATTCAATTAACTTTAAATGAAACATTTATTAGCAATAATGAGCTTGAAACTTTAATTTCAAAAGCGACTTCAGAAAATACCAAGAACATATTAAAAGATTTTAAAAATTTTACAAATGAAATAACCGCTCACTTTAATAATAATGTGCAATTTGAGAAGTATGATTTATTCTATGATTTCTTGTTCATGGAATCTGGAGTTGATAAGAGTTTTTTAAAAAAAATTAATCCTGGCGGTGGTGAAAAAGACAAATATGCATTGAAAGATCAAGACTTAAAAACTCTTTATGAATATGCCCTTATTGGTCGTAACAGTGATGGCTTTAAGTTTTCAAATGCAGATGACTTAGTCAAAAAGCAGCTTGATTTTAAATTAATGTATACAGCAAGAATATTGGAGCAATACTTTATTAAATACTCAAGCAATTATTTAATAATGTCCACAAATTCTATAAAAACATCTTCTGCTGATTGAGACACTTATCAAAATGGACGAAATACAATAGGTATATTATCTTACTTTAATTTATATAGTGGTTTGTGAATGCTATATACTGAAAACTTGGGATTTTATAATCAGGACATTTGATTTTCACCAAATTCAGATTCAAAAATTTACTTAGAAAATCAGAAAAATATGTTTCTTGGTTACAAAGAGTACAAATTGGATTTGAATAATCAGAATCGAATTAAAGAAAATACAACAACAAACTATACTAAATCTTGATACTATACTGCCATACTCATTGGGATAAGCTTACTTGGATTTACTGTCGCTTTAATTAGATTTAAAAAATATGATTTCAAATAA
- a CDS encoding lipoprotein, whose protein sequence is MKKLLTILGAVTLTATAGLSVVACGNKDDKNVNPNPEQGKEEINKLIKQFENEVITKWTSVVSAPIADSATLLESEASSNNLAFFGKDNLEDVYNKAKSEIPKVLDESETPTPVNFYKVLDDKQKDTLKRNIESLLSPASKVNNLKKSISASIYQIIIGSLGQNWIQNIAFDYETALLNYTKVEGDSFLSNLEINYSSKYSYMDAEDSKQTKTIKGTVSITISDDKIIVETIKNIQENFAANLLKAGNDSVWIDKNDLNIDSIETVGGKSEKYKIALEEYYKKLAKNMVKNIEKDYFANSESNILKAVKVSINDPENVVRSSSKRSEIGSLNIQKIKLTKLIGPKKGIIDANEIKRQKMYFGAVNEDISVKLADGVIAKNKILFEDLQASYKEAQKDYKTTFEAEYKEIIKNSTVEESANIENLMSASVSNEQAGIKGIQFALKNGYTQKLNDIKVNLSVAVDKTSNTENEIETNKIFAAYYSGAELALKEFHKFYGISPTDIDELSNDAKLEEKGLLFYMSGKSGAKKADGTDFNIWDYWKGLSNDTTFLKKRPYSDQVTKGLNLIADNDPEVAKIKNEYFLSKLKGMDSFNFEYIQTAPTYWRNLKSFSIANVNSDILKGLQTTGVSVPSGGNYYQTLEMIISNDLFNVTLGESGQDGDVFFDDGHVVFTMIGMK, encoded by the coding sequence ATGAAAAAATTATTAACAATATTGGGAGCAGTTACTTTAACTGCAACTGCTGGTTTATCAGTTGTTGCTTGTGGAAATAAAGATGACAAAAATGTCAATCCAAATCCTGAGCAAGGAAAAGAAGAAATTAATAAATTAATAAAACAATTTGAAAATGAAGTAATTACAAAGTGAACTTCAGTTGTTTCAGCTCCAATCGCTGATAGCGCAACGCTTTTAGAAAGTGAAGCTAGTAGCAATAACTTAGCTTTCTTTGGAAAAGATAACTTAGAAGATGTTTACAATAAGGCAAAAAGCGAGATTCCTAAAGTACTAGATGAATCCGAAACTCCAACACCAGTTAATTTTTACAAAGTTTTAGATGATAAGCAAAAAGATACTCTAAAAAGAAATATTGAATCATTATTATCACCTGCTTCAAAAGTTAACAATCTAAAAAAATCAATTAGTGCCTCTATTTATCAAATTATCATAGGATCATTGGGGCAAAACTGAATTCAAAATATTGCCTTTGATTATGAAACAGCATTATTAAATTATACCAAAGTTGAAGGAGACAGTTTTCTTTCAAATCTTGAAATTAACTATTCTTCAAAATATTCTTACATGGATGCAGAAGATAGCAAGCAAACTAAAACTATAAAAGGAACTGTATCAATCACAATTTCTGATGACAAAATTATTGTAGAAACAATCAAAAATATTCAAGAAAATTTTGCGGCTAATTTGTTAAAAGCAGGAAATGATTCAGTATGAATTGATAAAAATGATTTAAATATTGATTCTATAGAAACTGTTGGTGGGAAATCTGAAAAATACAAAATCGCTTTGGAAGAGTACTATAAAAAATTAGCTAAAAATATGGTTAAAAATATTGAAAAAGACTATTTTGCAAATAGTGAAAGCAATATCTTGAAAGCCGTAAAAGTTTCTATAAACGATCCTGAAAATGTTGTAAGAAGTAGCTCTAAAAGAAGCGAAATCGGATCTCTTAATATACAAAAAATTAAACTTACAAAATTGATAGGGCCAAAAAAGGGAATAATTGATGCAAATGAAATAAAAAGACAAAAAATGTATTTTGGTGCAGTAAACGAAGATATATCAGTTAAATTGGCTGATGGCGTAATTGCCAAAAATAAGATTTTATTTGAAGATTTGCAAGCTTCATATAAGGAAGCACAAAAAGATTACAAAACCACTTTTGAAGCAGAGTACAAAGAAATTATTAAAAACTCTACTGTTGAAGAATCAGCAAATATTGAAAACTTAATGAGTGCTTCAGTTTCTAATGAACAGGCCGGAATTAAGGGAATTCAGTTTGCTCTAAAAAATGGTTATACGCAAAAACTAAATGATATTAAAGTCAATTTATCTGTAGCTGTTGACAAAACATCAAATACTGAAAATGAAATTGAAACTAACAAAATTTTTGCCGCTTACTATAGTGGCGCTGAGTTGGCCCTAAAAGAGTTTCACAAATTTTATGGTATATCACCAACTGACATTGATGAATTGTCAAATGATGCAAAACTTGAAGAAAAAGGTCTTCTATTTTATATGTCAGGAAAATCAGGGGCTAAGAAAGCAGATGGAACCGACTTTAATATATGGGATTATTGAAAAGGATTGAGCAATGACACAACTTTCCTGAAAAAAAGACCATATAGTGATCAAGTTACTAAAGGATTAAACCTAATTGCTGACAATGATCCTGAAGTAGCAAAAATTAAAAATGAGTATTTTTTAAGTAAGTTGAAGGGAATGGATAGTTTCAATTTTGAATATATTCAAACGGCTCCAACATACTGAAGAAATTTAAAATCTTTTTCAATTGCAAATGTTAATTCTGATATATTGAAAGGATTGCAAACTACAGGTGTTTCTGTTCCAAGCGGAGGTAATTACTATCAAACACTAGAAATGATAATATCAAATGACCTATTTAATGTCACATTGGGTGAAAGCGGTCAAGATGGAGATGTCTTTTTTGATGACGGACACGTAGTTTTTACAATGATTGGAATGAAATAA
- a CDS encoding PadR family transcriptional regulator: MDTQLKKGVLEMLVLHFLSKKNYYAYELNKALNGVIQTNESTSYAIFKKLIIKEYAEYYVEESQNGPSRKYYKITKDGFAELQKNKAEWDEFHKVINNLLNQ, encoded by the coding sequence ATGGATACACAATTAAAAAAAGGTGTTTTAGAAATGTTGGTCTTACATTTTTTGAGCAAAAAAAATTATTACGCATATGAATTAAACAAAGCTTTAAATGGCGTTATTCAAACAAATGAGTCAACGTCTTATGCTATTTTTAAAAAATTGATTATTAAGGAATATGCTGAATATTACGTTGAAGAGTCACAAAATGGACCTTCAAGAAAATATTATAAAATTACCAAAGATGGTTTTGCTGAGTTGCAAAAAAACAAGGCAGAATGAGACGAATTTCATAAAGTAATTAATAACTTGCTAAATCAATAA
- a CDS encoding HAAS signaling domain-containing protein produces the protein MNKKEIKLKKKWLQKLRKALKLLAEDDANDIIESYEEKINEEFNELGNMQIVLDQLSNTEVIAREIYLELGIDYNAKPKHEKKSKTQKTKVEKVKVQKPQGKSVGIKLAFTFPNFIMSIFAIALALISAALYLVAFVLVIGFPFMITIFFVTYDFAIAISLFVLILGLVPLLTIALWYIAKFFEKSTKVIINGIFIVYTDERPFAMLFKKSMINKIMLISAITFAIITGFGAAINLAPENSVLASNYNNNYRYSQVTEINVADEIKDASAVHLIYDELSSSMIRNTNEKFDSTLEYGSIKLVRHYNIKEKYTLDTKVDVVNLSSSNNNDYQIYLSSNLPWNAIVGVTSFERYEIFYNFKPNNSGEVV, from the coding sequence ATGAATAAGAAAGAAATAAAATTAAAAAAGAAATGATTACAAAAATTGCGTAAGGCACTAAAACTATTAGCTGAAGATGATGCTAATGATATTATAGAGTCATATGAAGAAAAAATTAATGAAGAGTTTAATGAGCTAGGAAACATGCAAATTGTTTTGGATCAGCTTTCAAATACTGAAGTCATTGCTCGTGAAATCTACTTAGAACTTGGTATAGATTATAATGCAAAACCAAAGCATGAGAAAAAAAGCAAAACTCAAAAAACTAAGGTCGAAAAGGTTAAAGTTCAAAAACCGCAGGGAAAATCTGTTGGAATAAAGCTAGCTTTTACATTTCCAAATTTTATTATGAGCATTTTTGCTATCGCTTTGGCATTAATAAGCGCTGCGCTTTATCTTGTGGCATTTGTTTTAGTAATTGGTTTTCCATTTATGATAACAATTTTTTTTGTCACTTATGACTTTGCAATTGCAATAAGCCTATTTGTCCTAATCCTAGGATTAGTTCCTTTACTGACAATAGCACTTTGATATATTGCTAAGTTTTTTGAAAAGTCTACAAAAGTAATAATAAACGGAATTTTTATTGTCTATACTGATGAGCGTCCATTTGCCATGCTTTTCAAAAAATCAATGATTAACAAAATTATGCTAATTTCTGCAATAACTTTTGCAATAATTACAGGTTTTGGAGCAGCAATAAACTTAGCACCAGAAAATAGCGTTTTGGCTTCAAACTATAACAATAATTACCGTTACTCTCAGGTAACTGAAATTAATGTTGCTGATGAAATTAAGGATGCTTCTGCTGTACACCTTATTTACGATGAATTAAGTTCTTCAATGATTCGAAACACTAATGAGAAATTTGATTCAACCTTGGAATATGGGTCTATTAAATTAGTTAGACACTATAACATTAAAGAAAAATATACGCTTGATACAAAAGTTGACGTTGTTAATTTAAGTTCTTCAAATAATAATGACTATCAAATTTACTTATCTTCAAATTTGCCATGAAATGCAATTGTGGGTGTAACAAGTTTTGAAAGATATGAAATTTTTTATAACTTTAAGCCAAATAACTCAGGTGAGGTTGTTTAA